ATTTCTTTTCCGTCCTGGATAATCTTATATTCTTCTCTGTTGATTTCGATACCGCCTACATTTAAGGTTTCCGAATTCTGCTCTTCCTCTTTTAGCCTTCTTAACAATGATTTTACTTTGCTCACCAGTAATTTTGGCTTGATAGGTTTTGCAATATAGTCATCTGCTCCGGCATCTAACCCGGCAACCTGTGAATAGTCTTCACTTCTTGCTGTCAGGAAAGTAATGATTACGTTGCTCAGTTCAGGCAGCTTTCTGATATTTTCACAGGCTTCCATTCCATCCATCTCCGGCATCATCACATCCATAATAATCAGGTGCGGCAACTCCTTTTTGGCTTTCAGTATAGCCTCTTTCCCGTTGCTGGCCGTTACAATCTGATAGCCTTCCTGTGAAAGATTATACCCTACAATTTCCAGGATATCCTGCTCATCATCAACCAATAAAATCTTAATGTCTTTCTTTTTCATCTTTAGGAAAAAATTTGCGTTTAGCGGTTGTAAATGTAAATATAAAACAAAAGGATTATATGTGTTAACTGTAATTTAATATCGTAACAATTTAGTAAAGTTCCTGAAACTTAAAAGTAACAGGTTGCTAACATCAGCTTTACAAAACGACCGTTCCTTTGCGCAAATTTAAACAACACACAAATGAAAATTAAACTATTATTCATTACTTTATTGCTTAGCACTCTTGGTTTTGCACAAAGCAAAAGTACGATTTCAGGAGTAATTACTGATAAGGATTTGAATAACGAAACGTTGCCATTTGCAACAGTCACAGTTAAAGGAACGACCACAGCAGCCCAAACAGATATGGATGGGAAATATACTTTAACTGTAAAGCCGGGAACTCATGTGCTGGTTTTTGCCTTTTTGGGTTATGAGTCACAAGAAGAAACCGTAACGATCAAGGCCGGAGAAACAAAAACAATAAACAAAGCATTAAGTTCCGGAAGCGTTACTCTGGAAGACGTAGTGATTGAATCCGTACAGAGCAGACAAAAAGAAACCGCTCTTTTAATGGAACAGCAAAAAGCAGTTGAAATCAAGCAAAACATTGGCGCACAGGAACTTTCAAGAAAAGGAGTAAGTGATGCGGCCGGTGCAGTTACTAAAGTTACCGGAATTTCAAAACAAGAAGGTACAGGTAATATTTTTGTCAGAGGTTTAGGTGACCGTTACAATTCTACATCAATGAATGGTTTGCCTATTCCATCAAATGATCCGGAAAAAAAGAACATCGCTTTGAATCTTTTTTCTACTGATATTGTAGAATATATTTCAATTGACAAAGTATACAATCCTAGAATTTTTGGAGATTTTGCAGGTGGTAACGTAGATATTATTTCTAAAGATTTCAAAGGTAATGGTCTTTTTGAAATAGAATTAGGTTCTGTTGTAAACACCAATGCCATCAAACAGGATAATTTCATATTACAGCAGGGACCAAATAAGCTCGGATATTCGAATGCTGACCTTCCAAACAACCCATTGGGCTCATACAGTTTTAAAAACAGCCTGATTCCTGAAAAAGAAGCACCCTATGGAGGAAATGCCAACTTCAAGGCCGGTAAATCATTCGACATTGGAAACGAAGGCCGTCTAAGTCTGTTTGCAACTGCCGGATTTGCTAATGGTTTTAGTTATAGAGAAGGAATTAACCAAAGTGTGAGTGCCCAAGGAGCAAAGCTAAAATCTTTCGACCAGAAAACCTATTCATACAACACCAATACAACAGGAATGTTTAATGCGGCTTACCGTATAAATCCTGACCACAAAATCAATTATAACTTCCTGTTTGTTAACTCTTCTTCACAAGTAAATGATGAATACAGAGGTTTTATTCGTGACCTTGCAGAAGACGACAATGGTTTTATCCGCAGAGGAACCTATACTCAGAACAAATTGATGATTAATCAATTATTGGGAACCCATAAAATCACTGACAATATTGACTTAAACTGGGGAACTTCATTCAACAGAATTAAGAGTGAAATGCCAGACAGAACGCAAAACACTTTAAAGTATATTAATGATTTCAACGGTTATGTATTAGGCGTAAACACAACAACAGACAACCACAGATATTTCCAAAACCTGACAGAAGATGAATTGGCAGCCAATGTTTCTGCTGATTATAAATTTGGAAAAACAGAAGATGGAAGCCAAAAAGGTAAATTGACTGTAGGGTATAGCGGAAGATTCAAAAAGAGAGACTTTGACGCGATACAGTTTAACTTCAGAATAGCAACAGACCAAATGAATACTGTTGTAGATCCTTACAATCTTGATGCTTTCTTTAATCAGACAGCCTACAACAATGGTGCTTTTCAAATTGAGGCGTTCAGCGGACTAACACCACAAATCTACACAGGTGACCAAAAAATCCATGCCGGTTATTTCAACTTAGAATATAAGCTTTCAGAAAAACTGACATCCTTAATTGGAGTGAGAGCTGAAAAAGTATATCAAAAAGTTTTCTGGAGAACTCAGTTGGACAATTCCGGAAGAAGCAACACTTTTGACAAAAACGAAATCTTGCCAAGCATCGTATTGAAATATGAGCTAAATGACAAGCAAAACCTGCGTTTTGGAGCAAGCAAGACTTACACATTGCCTCAATTTAAGGAAAGAGCTCTTTTTGTTTATGAAGATGTAACAGAAATTAAAGTAGGTAACCCGGACCTTTATCCTTCTCAAAACTATAATGTGGATTTAAAATGGGAATTTTTCCCAAAAAATGAAGAAATCATTTCTGTAGGTGCTTTTGGTAAATACATTCTTGACCCAATCAACGAAATCACCCTGGCTTCTTCAACTAACGATATTTCTTTCCTTAACACAGGAGACACCGGATATGTGGTTGGAGCAGAATTTGAAATCAGAAAGAATGTTTTTGAAGTTGATTCGGCAAAC
This portion of the Flavobacterium lindanitolerans genome encodes:
- a CDS encoding response regulator transcription factor, coding for MKKKDIKILLVDDEQDILEIVGYNLSQEGYQIVTASNGKEAILKAKKELPHLIIMDVMMPEMDGMEACENIRKLPELSNVIITFLTARSEDYSQVAGLDAGADDYIAKPIKPKLLVSKVKSLLRRLKEEEQNSETLNVGGIEINREEYKIIQDGKEIILPRKEFELFYLLASKPGKVFKREEILDKVWGNEVIVGGRTIDVHIRKLREKIGEELFKTIKGVGYKLEV
- a CDS encoding TonB-dependent receptor, which produces MKIKLLFITLLLSTLGFAQSKSTISGVITDKDLNNETLPFATVTVKGTTTAAQTDMDGKYTLTVKPGTHVLVFAFLGYESQEETVTIKAGETKTINKALSSGSVTLEDVVIESVQSRQKETALLMEQQKAVEIKQNIGAQELSRKGVSDAAGAVTKVTGISKQEGTGNIFVRGLGDRYNSTSMNGLPIPSNDPEKKNIALNLFSTDIVEYISIDKVYNPRIFGDFAGGNVDIISKDFKGNGLFEIELGSVVNTNAIKQDNFILQQGPNKLGYSNADLPNNPLGSYSFKNSLIPEKEAPYGGNANFKAGKSFDIGNEGRLSLFATAGFANGFSYREGINQSVSAQGAKLKSFDQKTYSYNTNTTGMFNAAYRINPDHKINYNFLFVNSSSQVNDEYRGFIRDLAEDDNGFIRRGTYTQNKLMINQLLGTHKITDNIDLNWGTSFNRIKSEMPDRTQNTLKYINDFNGYVLGVNTTTDNHRYFQNLTEDELAANVSADYKFGKTEDGSQKGKLTVGYSGRFKKRDFDAIQFNFRIATDQMNTVVDPYNLDAFFNQTAYNNGAFQIEAFSGLTPQIYTGDQKIHAGYFNLEYKLSEKLTSLIGVRAEKVYQKVFWRTQLDNSGRSNTFDKNEILPSIVLKYELNDKQNLRFGASKTYTLPQFKERALFVYEDVTEIKVGNPDLYPSQNYNVDLKWEFFPKNEEIISVGAFGKYILDPINEITLASSTNDISFLNTGDTGYVVGAEFEIRKNVFEVDSANRSKLSAGFNASYMKTSQDLDSEKVRKETSYNINLTSSKDSFTGAADLLMNADLTYIKEWDKSDSSIMATLAYAYSSDRLYALGVETKGNLVDKAIGSLDFILKTKLNKNLGINFTARNILDPKVKRVQENRTEDITVLSYKKGVGLNLGLTYQF